CAACCCGCCTGCAAGGGCAATGACCATAAAGGCAACGGCCATGTTGCCGGTCATGATCGCCATCGTGAAGATGGAGAGCGCCGCGATGAGTGATACACCGCCAGCAAGTCCGTCAAGGCCGTCAATGAGATTGACCGCGTTTGTGATCCCGAGGATCCAGATAAAGGCGATCGGTACGGCAATATACGGGCTGATGACGATTGCCGAATCCGAGAACGGCACCGTCAAGGTATTGATGATCGGCCCGTCGATGAGGACGAACACGGCCGCGATCGATTGTCCGAACAGCTTTTGGATCGGCCGTATCGAGAACCGGTCATCGAGGAGACCGGTCACAACGATAATCAGGGCACCTGCGAGAATACCGAGTGGCAGTTCAATTTGGGTCAGCGCGTAGCTGAGACCTGCGAGAAAGGCGATAAAGATTCCGAGCCCTCCGAGTCGCGGCGTTGCTTTCTGGTGAACACGCCGTTGACCCGGGTGATCGACAAAATTCAGTTTAAATGCCAATTTGATAACAAGCGGTGTAATGGCAAGGCTTGTGAAAAAGGCCAGAGCAAATGTGACCGCTAACGCAATAATATCCACACAAGCACCTCATTTCCTGTCTGTATTTTGGTCCGTTGACGTTATCAGTTGTTTGCTTTCACTTCATTCGGGGCAGGTTTGGTCCCTGTGTTCCCGAGATGAATCAGTTCGATTTTATCGTTATTTGTAAAGTAGCAGTGCTTCGTGTCAAAGATCACCGGTGCCGTCATCTGTTCGAGCCAGACCTTTGAATCGATCCCTTTAAATTCATTATGGTCTGTCAGAATCAGGGCAAGGTCCGCTTCGTACAAAGTATCTTCGAGACTGAGGAGCGTATAAGGCACCTGCCAGTCCTTGACGTGAGGGTCGTGAATCGCCACTTCCATCTCACTGTCGTGCTTCAGACGGTGGACGATGTCCATCGCCGGGCTTTCGCGAACATCATCGACGTTGCCTTTGTAGGTGAGGCCAAGGACGGCGACCCGGGGATGATTCAGCGCCGATGTCAGTTCTTTCACTTTGTTTACAACGTAATCAGGCATCGAGTTGTTGATCCGGCGTGCAGTCTGAATCAGCGGTGATTCATCCGTCGCCTTCTCCACGATGAAGTACGGGTCTACGGCCAGGCAGTGGCCCCCGACACCCGGACCGGGCTGATGCAGATTCACACGCGGGTGAAGGTTCGCAAGACGAATGACCTCATGGGCATTAACGCCGAGACGGTCACTGATCTTGACGAGCTCGTTCGCAAGAGCGATGTTCACATCCCGGAACGTGTTCTCCATCAGTTTCGACATCTCTGCCGTGAGCGCGGTTGTCTCGATGATGTCGCCTTTGACAACTTCTTCATAGACGGCTTTTGCTTTGGCAGCCGCTTCAGGTGTATGCCCGCCGACGATACGCGTATTCTCAATCAGCTCTGTAAGTATTTTTCCCGGCAGGACACGCTCAGGGCAATGCGCGAGGTGAATATCCCGCTCTGGGTCAATCCCTGCTTCTTTGAAGGCCGGGGCAACAACATCCGCAATCGTCCTTGGCGGGATTGTCGATTCCACAATGACTGCATTTCCTTTTCGGACGAAAGGAATAATCGCCTGAACCGCTTCTTGCACATAACGGACGTCAGCCGTTTCGTTCTCGTGAATCGGCGTTGGGACGGCGATCATGAAGGTGTCCGCTTCCACCGGTTTGGTGCTTGCTTTCAGATGGCCGCTTGCCACAGATTCCCTGACCAGTTCCGGAAGCTCTGGTTCTTCGATAATAATCTCGCCTTTATTCAGGGCATTCACAACTCGTTCATTTACATCCACACCCGTCACCTGAAATCCTGCTTTGGAAAACAGGGCGGCAGTAGGCAGGCCGATGTAGCCCAGCCCGATGACGCATACGTTCTTCATCATTCGACACGGTCCTTTCCTTCACAAACATCTCTATTCTGATGCAGCATGACTGATCGTTTCTTGACTGGTTGATATTCCAAATTCTACATGATACTCCGCATGCTATTATATCAGATTACTCGTCAGACCGGTAGGTGAAACAGGAAGTTTTCCAATTTTTTTTAGAATTACCTCTCCCGGCAGATTGTATCCCCCGCATGCTAATGGTAAAATGAGGTTTGCGCGTTTTCTTGTACATACTTTATTAGACGCAGTCTGTCAGACGAAGTTACACGTCTTTGCATTTTCTTTAGAACCATTACATAGATTCGTTGTGGGCATTTCCCCATTCGCCCACTTTCGGGCCTATCTGTCAAAGGAGTTCTGCTCATGAACATTGTTATTTCCGGATTTTACGGCCTCGGCAATACCGGTGACGAAGCGATCCTTGAAGCGGTGATCAGTGAGATTCGCCGCAAAGATCCCGCCGCAGCGATCACCGTCTTCTCCCTGTCACCGGAAGAAACGGCAAAGCGCCACAACGTCCACGCCGTCTATCGCGGCTGGCGGCATGCCAATAAGCAAAAATTCCAGGCACTGAAAAAAGCGGATGTGCTTGTAAGCGGAGGCGGCGGTCTCCTGCAAGACCGGTATCCGACGAAGATCATCTCAGGTCCGCTTCCTTATTATCTGCTTGTCGTCCTCTTGGCCAGGCTCACCGGGACCCCGGTGATGTTCTTCTCCCAGGGGATCGGACCAGTGTCGTCACGGTACGGGCGATTCCTCATGCGAACCCTTGGGAATCTCCCCTTCCTCATCACCGTCCGCGATGAGGAATCAAAGGTCCTGGCAGAGTCCCTCGGCATCAAAAAACCGATTGAAGTCACGGCTGATATCGTCTTCGCACATCCGAAAGAGCCCTCTGAGCGCTGTGAAGCGTCGCTCCCTGACGGCATGGGCACGAGAAAGCGGATTCTCGTATCCGTAAGACCCTGGTTCAGCGACACACATCATTACGACGCCCTTGCGAGAACATGCGACCGGCTCCTTGATGACGGGTATGAGCTGGTGTTTATCCCGATGGAAGGTAAACACGACGTGAAGGCATCGAGAGCTGTCACGAAACGGATGATGAACGGAGACAGTCCGCATGTAGCCATACTGAAAGAAGATTTCCTGCCTCATGAGTATCTCTCTTTCGTCAAGACCGGACATGCGCTGATCGGTATGCGGCTTCATTCACTGATCTTCGCGGTGCTTCAGGGCATCCCTCACACCGCCATCAGCTACGATCCAAAGGTGATGCAGCTGATGCGGAGAACAGGCCTTGACGGCTATGCCCTCCTTTTTGAATCACTCACTGCCGATGAGCTGACGGATACGGTTCACCGCATGCTCTTGGATCACGCATCTATACAGGACGTGCTCCGGACAGAAGAGCCAGCTCTCCGCCTCGAAGCGGAACAAAATGTGGAACAGCTGTACGAGAGCCTGTCCAGCGTAAAGAAGAAAAACAGCAACTGATGAAGGATGTGCACGTACTATTATGAAGATATTAATCACAACCATCCATAACTATCCCCATTCCGGCGGACTTTCTTCACATGTCACGACGCTCAAATCAGGGCTTGAAGCCCTCGGTCACGAGGTCGATGTTTTTTCCTTTCAGAAGATCCCGAATTGGAAGACCCTTTTCATGGTCGAGCGACCGACGTTCTTTTTGAACCGGATCCGCATCGGGAAAGGGACATTGTTTGGACGGCGCATGCGTCAGAAACTGTTCACTCAGGTCCTCAAGCAACACGGCAAAGAATACGACATCGTCAACGCCCAGGACATCTTTGCCACGCTTGCATCCCTCGAAGCTGGTCTCCCCACCGTCTCCACGGTACACGGCTACCTCTCTTTTGAAGCGGTGAGTAAGGGGATCGTGCTTCCTGACAGCCCGGAGTCCCGCTATTTGCAGGAGATTGAGAAGGTCGCTTACACGAAAACGATGCAGGTCATCACGGTGGATGAACGGATTCGTGACTATGTGCATAATCTTTCCGGAGTGACCCCTGTCAAAATTCATAATTTCATTAATCCGGATCAGTTCAAGCCGGTTCCTGACGAGCTCGCTTCACTGAAGCAAAAGCTCAGCATCAGCCCGGAGACGAAAGTGCTCCTTTGCCCGAGGCGCCTGACGAAGAAGAACGGCGTGATCTATCCGCTGAAGGCATTAAGGCAAATCCTCGATACCTACCCGGATACTTTGCTCATCTACGCCGGTAACGGCGAGGAAGAGGACAGGCTCACAGCAGAGATCAAGCAGCAACATCTCAAACAGCACGTCCGGATGCTCGGTGCGATTCCCCACGAGGCTATCGTCGACTACTACTCCGTCGCCGACGTCGTCCTTGTGCCGAGCGTGCACTCCGACGGGGTTGAAGAAGCGACGTCCATCTCTGCCCTTGAGGCAATGGGCTCCTGCTCGCCGGTGGTGGCCGGTGCTGTCGGCGGTCTGAAGGAGATCATCGACCACGAAGAGAACGGACTCCTCGTACCGGAGAAAGATGAAACGGCACTCGCTGAGGCAGTCATCCGTATCCTCGGCGATCCGGAATGGGCCAACGCCATGGCCGACCGGGCCCGCGCCAAGATTGAGACCACATACTCACACGTCGCCGCTGCAAAGAAGTACCTCGCTATCTATGAGGCGACACTCGAAAAGGGCGGAGGTCGCTCATGAGTCAGCTTCGAAAATCCGCCCTATTACTGACGTCTCTTGCCATTACCGTCAAACTCGCCGGCTTCTTCCGGGAAGCCGTCCTCGCCAGGGAATTCGGCGCAAACGAGACGACGGATGGCTATTTGCTTGCTTTCTCACTGATTACGCTGATGGTGGCCATGCTCGCCACCGGCTTCAGCAATGTCTTCTTGCCGCGCTACGTGAAGGACCGCAAGGAAGATCCCGTTGCGGCAGAGAAGATGGCAAGCGGTGTGTTGAACATCATCGTCTCGGTGATCATCGTCCTCTCCTTTATCGGAATCCTGTTTGTCGACCGGCTCATTCCGATGCTGTTTGGCTCGATGGATCCTGTGACGGAGGCCGTCGCCGTCAATACGACCAGAATCTTTCTGATTTTCGCTGTGATCATTGCCATCAACGCCATGTTTGAAAGCTATCTTCAGGCAAGACGGATCTTTGCACCCGTGCAAGTATGGAAACTGCTTTCGACGCTCATGGCCGCCGTCTTCGCTCTTTTGTTCTCCGACGTATGGGGGATCTACAGCCTCGCATACGGGTTTATCTTCGGTGCCGGGATCGGACTGATCGTCCAGGCTGCCGCTTTATTTAAAGGCGGCTTTCGCTGGCAGCCGGCGATTTCGTTCAATGAACGCTCGACGTTCTTTATCATGCTCGCACCTGCGCTCATGAACTCCGTGGTCGGTCAGGTCAATCTGTTCGTAGACCGGATCTTCGCCACGAATACCGTCGGCGGGGCCGTCACGTACCTGAACAACGGATCACTCCTCGTCAGTGTTCCGCATACGCTCTATGCCTCGACGATGGCTGCGATCTTTTTCACCCTGCTCTCTGAACAGGTGAACCAGCGTAAGCAGTTTGAAGATACGGTGCAGCGCGCGGTCATGGTCACGATGGTGATTCTCATGCCGATTTCTTTCGGCCTTCTCGCCATCGGGCAGGACGCCATCTCGTTTATCTTTGAACGGGGCGCCTTCACCGCGGAAGATACGCTGAAAACCTATCAGACGCTGATGTTTTATTCACCGATTGTCGTCTTGCAGGGGATCCAGTATATTCTCTCCAAATCTCTGTACGCAAGGCGGCAGACGACACTCGTCCTGAAGATCAGTGCAACAACGATCCTGCTGAACGCCGTCGCCAACTGGTTCTTCGTCCAGTGGCTTGGCTATCCGGGCCTTGCCTTGGCCTCGGCGCTTATCTCGGTCTACTTCGTCACAACGACGAGCTGGTTTGTTTACAAAGACCTGACCGACCGGCGATACAGGGATTTCTGGAAAGAATTCATGGCTGTTCTTGTCCCTGCAGGGCTCATGGGGCTCTCGGTGTTTCTCATCCGGCAGTTTGTACCCTGGTTCGATATGATACCGTCTCTCATGGTTATCCTCATTCTCGCGCCAGTTGGTGCGGCCATCTATTTTGCTCTGATGTGGATATTCCAGCGCAACAAAGTGAAACGGGTCATTTCCATGGTCCGACGAAAACGCACCTGAATAAAAGCTGTTGGGCCTGTATGAACTTACCCGTTCATACAGGCTTTTTGAGTGCTATAGGAATGTTTAACTCTGTTAATGGATTATCGTATAAGTGCAACTAAGGTTTTCTGGTTCTTTGTTAAAAAAGCCAAAAAAACGCCTCCGACGGTAAAACGTCGAAGGCGTTCGTGCTGTATTCAGGCGTTGCTTCGTCAGCCTTTGTCTTCAAAATCAGTTAAGAATTCTGTGCAGGAATGCTGCGAAGTGTGCGCGGGTCGTAATGACTTCCGGACGGAACGTATCATCCGTGTAGCCCTGAGTGACACCGGAGTGATAGAGCGCCCGAATCGCATCGTAGCTCTCACTGTCTGAACTGACATCCGTTAATGGAATGTCCTGATCCGCAATTTCAATTTCTCCGGCGAGATCGTATGCTGCGTAGAAAATCATCGCCATTTCCTCGCGGTCAACCGGCTCCTGTGGCCCGAATGATCCGTCTTCTTTTGTCTCCATAATCCCATGGTCAAGAAGGGCCTGGATATCTTCGTATCCGGTTACGTTACGGGATACGTCGGTTGGCATGTTACCATCTGTCGCGTCAAGACCGAGTTCGCGGTTGACCATAATGGCTGCCTGCCCCCGGGTAATCTCCTGTTCAGGACGGAAGAAGGAGTTCGGGAACCCGCGTATAATCCCGCGCTCGCTCAGTTCTGTGATTTCATTGAGGGCCCAGTGCTTGCTGTTAATGTCGTAATACTCACCCTTCGGCAATTCAGGGAACTGCGGCTCAGGCTCCGGTTCAGGCTCAGAAGGTTTCTCTTCTTGAACCGTCTTGGCCGGTTCCGGTTCTTGAATGATCCGACGGGCTCCTGTGTAATGCGCGCCCCAGTAAGCATTATCTAGAGAGACGACGGCTACGCCGCGGCTGCTTTTTGCGCTGATGAAGTGATTGTTGCCTACGTATATGCCTGAGTGGGAAATGCCGGATTTGTATGTTCCGCTGAAGAAGACGAGGTCACCCGGCTGGAGATTGCCTCTTGATACCGGCACTCCAAGCTGATACTGTCCTGCCGACGTCCTCGGCAAATCGATGCCGAAGTGGCCATAGACATATCTCAGATAGCCTGAGCAGTCAAAGCCGGAAGGTGTCGTACCGCCCCATGCGTAAGGTGTGCCTTGAAATTGTCTTCCGTAGTCAACGATATCCTGACCCAATGACGACGCTTCTGCTTCTGACGGCTGAATCCATGCGAACATCATCACGACTGCGAGCATACTGATCATAATTTTTCTCAACATTCTCCACCCCAAAATTTTGATTATATGTACGGCTCTTTTCAATGCCACGATCAGTTTATCACAAAGGGCACGGTGAACAGGTTACAGTTCCGTTACGTTGCCGTTACAATCTCAAAAATGATGAAAAAAATGGACTGTGAGGATCCCGACACAAAAAAACGCCCGAAGCCATACCGGCTCCGGGGTTCTGTCAATCACTCAGTTTCTTTCTCTTCCTGAATCTGTCGGATTCCTTCTTCGATCATGCTGAGAGCTGATCGCTCTGTCAGGTCCGGCGACTGTTCGAATCGGTTCTTGATTGATAGCATGAGCTCCTGCAAATCTGTGGGTGTCATTATTTACGCCCTCCCTCACCGTTTTCTTCAAATTAACACAAAACGGTGAGGGATGTTGTCGAATGCTGTCACTTCCCTGCAACTTATTTTATTCATCATCTCGTCCGGGGTGACGCATAGAGAAACCTTGCGAACTGATTCCGCTGCACAGGCTGATCGCTCCGGAACGTCCCATCCGGGAATCCCCTGGTGATCTCCTGCTCAAAGATTGTGTTGATGGAGCGGTACGCGGACTCATTGGGATGAATATCCGAAAAAGCAAATGAAGCCGTCATGGCCGGTTCGTAGTCAGAAAACCAGGCGTTGGCCAGCATAATCGCCACCTCGCCGCGACTGATGTTGGCACCCGGACGGAAGGTCCCGTCTCCGTACCCACCGATGATTCCTGCTGCCTCGGCAGCCCGGATCGCTTCAAAAGCAAAGCTCTCGGTCGACACGTCACTGAACGGCGCAGGCGCATCACCGCCCTGAACATCAAGTCCCAGGGCTCTCACTATCATTGTGACCGCCTCGGCGCGGGTAATATTCACGTAGGGGCGGAAACTGCCGTCAGAGAAGCCTTCGGAAATGCCGGCACTGTTCAGGAAATACACGTCTCTGTGATACCAGGATAAGGGCTTCACATCGTTAAATCGCTTACCTTCCCGGCTGAAGAGGGGACTCGCTCCCGTAAACCGGAGCGTCTGATCCTCTTCAAGAAAGACCTCGTACACATGCTCTCCACCCGGCACATAATCCCGGAAAACCGGCCCTGAGAGCCCTTCAGCGATGACGATGCCATTACGGAACAGCGTGAATCGCTCTCCTTCAAGAATCGACAGATCAAGCTTCAGCGCACCGTCTTCTTCCTGGGTGAGGGGAATCACGGTCCCTTCCTCATTTCCCCTCGATACCGGCACCTGCACAATCCCAAAGCCAAAAGCTTCGTTACGGGCTGACGTATTCCCCGGCTGATCGGCATTTGCCGTCACCACATCGATCAGATCCCGGCGGTTCAAATGCGGGTAGCGTTCCTGATACAGGGCAAATATGCCCGCCACGAAAGGAGACGCCATCGATGTGCCGCTTTTCACCGAATATCCCTGACGTCCGTGAAAATTCCGGCTGAGAAGATCCGTACTCAATATCCCCTCGCCAGGGGCAGACAGAAGGATCTCAGGCCCAAAGGCCGAAAAGAGCGACGGCATCCGGTCCGCGTTCACTGAAGAGACTGCAATCACATCCGGATGCTTCGCCGGATACATCACAGGACGCTGCGGTTCATGAATGTTACCCGCCGCACCAACGAGGGTTATGCCTCTGGCCGTCGCATACTCTATCGACTCATTGAGCATACTGTGGCTGAACTCCGTTGTAATACTGAGGTTGATGATATCGACATTCTGGGTGATGGACCACTCAATCCCTGTAATGACGTCCGAGATTCGTCCGTCTCCATTCTCATTCATCGCTTTCACGACATAAAGATCCGCCCCTGGTGCGATCCCTGTCAGATCGTCACGTCCCTGAGCGTTGATGATACCGGCGACGTGCGTGCCGTGACCGTTGTCATCCTGATAACCGTTCTGACACCCGCCGGTCATGGTGATCGCGCACGTTCCCCTCACGTAGGAGAGATTCGGATGCCACCGCTCAATCCCGGTATCGATGACACTGATCGCCACCCCTGATCCGTCCCCGTCCATCGCTCCGCGGCGGGTATGGTTCACTGTCTCAAATCCCCATTTATCCGCTGGTGTAATGCCAATTGAGACCATCATATCCTGTGAAACCTCGCTGAGACCCGGCACACCGCTCTCAAGCCCGGCTACCTCTTCTTCAGACAGATGCAGAGAAACCCCGGTGATGCTGTCGTGCACGGTGTAGGATTCCTCATCAAGGGTTTCGATCCATGCATCTCTTGACTCTTCTGAATCAAACTGAAGGATATACGGCTCATCGTTCCCGGCTGCATAGGCACCTGTCACACTGAACCCCATCATGATGATGCATGCCACTGCTATTCGAATCGATTGTCTCATCATCCTCCATCACCCTCACCCGTTTGTCGTTGTCTTTATCATACCTTAAGTCCAGCACAATCAATAGCACAAAAAACCGGACGGCCTAAATCTTGCCCGTCCGGCGGTTATTCTTCCTCAATATTGCACAATCACTTTGCAAAAGGCACTTCTTTGACATACGAACTGTGGATATAGGCACGCTTGTGATCTTTATGATCGGCTGTGACATGGTACCACGTTGCCCCGTTTGGTGCCTTGGCTTCATCAAAGATGATCACCGGCATTGCGCTTCTCGCATACTGATACAGCACATTGTTCTTCGTGCTGTCCGGTTCAGTCCTCACGTTCAGTCCGCTCACCGTCGTCTCGGCAATCCGGTAGCGGACGAAATCCTTACCTCCAAGATAGCGGTCCGCCCTGAACATATGACCGGCGATCTTCTGTCCCCAGAACATGTCTGACGCGTAGCGGACGTTGGCCCCGACCGCCTTCGTGCCCGGAATCGCTCCCTGGAAACGCTGTGTCAAGAGATTCCCGGCCGGATTATAATGCATATAGCCGTTCAGCATATAAGTAGACGCAAAAGACATTGTAGATTCTCTGACGGTATCAAAACGCGATGCATTCACATAAGGGTCACTGTCCGTTGCTCTTATCCCGTAGAGATTATTCGTATCCCTGGCGATGACACTGTTACCAAATGCGCTTTCATGAGCTGCAGCCCCGAGAATAAAGAGGGCATTCACACCATAACGCGCCTCCGCTTCTTTCAAGTATTTGCCCATACCCTGCATCTTACTCGCAGATCCAGCATGTTCTCTGATGTAATGATCAAGCTCTTCAGCGGTATAACGGCTCTCGGATTTAATCGGAAGCCGGTTGAAGTACTGGTAGGCCTCACCTGCCTTCTCGCCGTTTCCTGTGTAGAATGTTCCGCCGTCTTCACTGTAATAACGCTTACCTGTCTCCATGAAGGACGGTGCCTTGCCATATGTGTAAGATACATATCTCCCCTGATTCTGATTATAACTCGGATCATAAAGACGATGAACAAGAAATCCGTTCGTCGCTTTGACGTAGTGATTGCGCTCTGTGGCCTGCTGGGACGGAATCAGTTCAAACTCTCCGGCACGGACGTAGCCTGTACGTCCGGCGACGGATACCTTGATGTGGCGTTCATCTCCGCCGAGGTATGTCAATTCAGATGTAAAGCGGTGATCAGAGGTAATATACGTAAACGCTGAGAGGAACGCACCGTTGTCGTAGACGGAATAAACATTGTTGATCGCTCCCGGACGATTGTTCGGACGGACGATGCCGCTCTGCATATGGACGATCTCGCCGTCATTCAAAATGAGGTCCGAACGGGCTCCACGGTTCTTGTACGCATCTTCAAAGGATTCATAGCGACCAGAGCGAGTCGTAATCGAGCCGTTTTGACTGATCACCGCCAACTGATAAGAGCCGCTGCCTTCATCTGGCTGATCGCCACCTGAGAGGTCCGCTCCTGTTTCGATCACCGTCAGCATCCGGGAAAGGAAAGCGGCGGCGTGACCACGCTGGGCGTTGTCATTCGGTGCGAAAGTGCCGTTCGTGTTCCCGCGGATGATCCCGAGTGATGTCACGTAATTCACGGCTTCGGTAAAACGGCGGGAGATTTGGTCTTTATCCATGAAATCCGGGACGTCAATTGTTCCGACAATCGTCCGGTAACCGAGATGCTCGAACGCGCGGTCGATCATGACCGCCATCTGCTGGCGTTCGATCTTGTCGTCCGGCCGGAAGGTGCCGTCGTCATACCCGCTGATAATTCCGGCTTCATAAGCTGCCGATATGGCTGATACAAATTCGTCACGGCCCGGGAGGTCCGTAAATGGCGCTTCGTCGTCCGCTTCCTGAATGTCGAGGGCGCGGTAGAGGATCACCGTAAATTCAACCCGTGTAACCGGTTCGGTGTGCCGGAAGGTGCCGTCCGGATAGCCCTGCATAATCTCTTTGTCAATCATTTCTGTAATATACCCTTCGAGAGAGCTTCCTTTATAACCCGCCTCGGCGGTTCCGGGCACGATGAGAACACTGACCATAAGGAGGGCGAGGAGCATCGTCTGGATCTTCATCAAAGTCTTCATTGGTTTTTCTCTTCCTTTCTGCGCTGAAGATGGGTCCGGTGTTTACAGAAAACAGGCTGCCGCAAATACCCGTGCAACCTGTCCTTCTGTATCGTCATCAGTTGTTCCGTGAGTAGTCGATGGTACCCTGCAGGAGTGCTTCTGCCATGCCGTAACGAAACGATTCCGTGCGCATGCGCGCCGCCTCTTGCGGGTTCGTCATGAAGCCGACTTCCACGAGAACGCTTGGCACACGGTTATTGAGAAGCACGCCGAGACCGTTCGTAATGTTGCTCAGATCGGTATCTCTCGCTGCTCCGCGACGCCGGTCATGCAAGTTCATGTCATTGACCATCCGGCTCAAAAGCGCATCACCGAGAGCCTTGCTTTTCGCCGCTTCATGACGGACATTATAAAAGACTTCCGCTCCGTGGGCGGTACTGATTGCCGCATTCGCATGGACGCTGATGAACGCGTCTCCTCCTGACGCATTGGAAATCGCGACCCGATCCGACAGGGTTAAAAACACATCTTCCGTTCGCGTCATCACCACATCCGCTCCTGCCTGCATAAGCTTCAGCTGAAGCATGAGGGAGAGATCAAGGGCGAGGTCTTTCTCGAGAATTCCGTTGCCGCTTCCGCCGCCGTCTCTCCCGCCGTGGCCGGCATCAACGATGATCGTCTTGCCCTGAAGGGCATTGCCGTACTTCGTCCGCTCATGTTTACGGATAAAGCTCATCGACACGTAAGCGGTGGTTCCTTTGTATTCAATTCTCGCCCAACCGTTGCTTTCATCGAGGATCTTAACCGGTGAGTATTTCGGAAGTCTGCCGATCGGATCTCTCGTCGTATTCGGAAGCGGTCTGACGTTCAGTGAAGAAGCTGTCACTTCTCCAAGCTCGAACTCTTCAGAGGTTGAGGCCATCCGGAAGTCTTCGTTCATCGACCTCGCCATAAACAGGGCGAACTCCATCCGGGACATTTTGTTCGTCGGACGGAACGTGCCGTCCGGGTATCCGGCGGTGATCCCTTCGGATGCAAGAGTCTGAATTGCACCGTATGCATTCATCCCTGTTCCGACGTCAGGGAAACGGATCGGTTCTTCACCCATGGAAAGCTGGGGAAACGCATTGGCAACCATCATCGCCATCTGGGCTCTTGTCAGCTCTTCCTTCGGCCTGAAGGTACC
This genomic window from [Bacillus] selenitireducens MLS10 contains:
- a CDS encoding S8 family peptidase, encoding MMRQSIRIAVACIIMMGFSVTGAYAAGNDEPYILQFDSEESRDAWIETLDEESYTVHDSITGVSLHLSEEEVAGLESGVPGLSEVSQDMMVSIGITPADKWGFETVNHTRRGAMDGDGSGVAISVIDTGIERWHPNLSYVRGTCAITMTGGCQNGYQDDNGHGTHVAGIINAQGRDDLTGIAPGADLYVVKAMNENGDGRISDVITGIEWSITQNVDIINLSITTEFSHSMLNESIEYATARGITLVGAAGNIHEPQRPVMYPAKHPDVIAVSSVNADRMPSLFSAFGPEILLSAPGEGILSTDLLSRNFHGRQGYSVKSGTSMASPFVAGIFALYQERYPHLNRRDLIDVVTANADQPGNTSARNEAFGFGIVQVPVSRGNEEGTVIPLTQEEDGALKLDLSILEGERFTLFRNGIVIAEGLSGPVFRDYVPGGEHVYEVFLEEDQTLRFTGASPLFSREGKRFNDVKPLSWYHRDVYFLNSAGISEGFSDGSFRPYVNITRAEAVTMIVRALGLDVQGGDAPAPFSDVSTESFAFEAIRAAEAAGIIGGYGDGTFRPGANISRGEVAIMLANAWFSDYEPAMTASFAFSDIHPNESAYRSINTIFEQEITRGFPDGTFRSDQPVQRNQFARFLYASPRTR
- a CDS encoding S-layer homology domain-containing protein, encoding MKTLMKIQTMLLALLMVSVLIVPGTAEAGYKGSSLEGYITEMIDKEIMQGYPDGTFRHTEPVTRVEFTVILYRALDIQEADDEAPFTDLPGRDEFVSAISAAYEAGIISGYDDGTFRPDDKIERQQMAVMIDRAFEHLGYRTIVGTIDVPDFMDKDQISRRFTEAVNYVTSLGIIRGNTNGTFAPNDNAQRGHAAAFLSRMLTVIETGADLSGGDQPDEGSGSYQLAVISQNGSITTRSGRYESFEDAYKNRGARSDLILNDGEIVHMQSGIVRPNNRPGAINNVYSVYDNGAFLSAFTYITSDHRFTSELTYLGGDERHIKVSVAGRTGYVRAGEFELIPSQQATERNHYVKATNGFLVHRLYDPSYNQNQGRYVSYTYGKAPSFMETGKRYYSEDGGTFYTGNGEKAGEAYQYFNRLPIKSESRYTAEELDHYIREHAGSASKMQGMGKYLKEAEARYGVNALFILGAAAHESAFGNSVIARDTNNLYGIRATDSDPYVNASRFDTVRESTMSFASTYMLNGYMHYNPAGNLLTQRFQGAIPGTKAVGANVRYASDMFWGQKIAGHMFRADRYLGGKDFVRYRIAETTVSGLNVRTEPDSTKNNVLYQYARSAMPVIIFDEAKAPNGATWYHVTADHKDHKRAYIHSSYVKEVPFAK
- a CDS encoding N-acetylmuramoyl-L-alanine amidase; translated protein: MIKATYTWLTALIAVIFLLAVPLEVHGQHNFPDVNPNHDTEINFLLGEGVVQGFSDGTFGVDSPVNREQAAAIIGRALGVSDLPVQTDFDDVVNHSHFSGYIQALYERGVISGFGDGTFRPKEELTRAQMAMMVANAFPQLSMGEEPIRFPDVGTGMNAYGAIQTLASEGITAGYPDGTFRPTNKMSRMEFALFMARSMNEDFRMASTSEEFELGEVTASSLNVRPLPNTTRDPIGRLPKYSPVKILDESNGWARIEYKGTTAYVSMSFIRKHERTKYGNALQGKTIIVDAGHGGRDGGGSGNGILEKDLALDLSLMLQLKLMQAGADVVMTRTEDVFLTLSDRVAISNASGGDAFISVHANAAISTAHGAEVFYNVRHEAAKSKALGDALLSRMVNDMNLHDRRRGAARDTDLSNITNGLGVLLNNRVPSVLVEVGFMTNPQEAARMRTESFRYGMAEALLQGTIDYSRNN